TTTACCCAAGGTTTTGGAAAGAGTCCTCTTGCTCGAGCCTTGCGCGCCACCAGACCTGCCCCCAGCATGACAGCGGGATTTGAGGTGTTCGTGCAGCTGGTAATGGCCGCAATGACAATGTCTCCGTGATGCAAGGAATACTCCTTACCATCGATGGGATAGGATTCATGGGCGTGTTTATGCTCATCCTGTAACGCCGTTTGGCACGCGGATTTTGCATCCGATAACAAGACTTTATCTTGGGGTCGTTTTGGACCCGCAATGGTGGGAAGAACCGATGCCAAATCCAGGATCAAGGTTTCTGAAAATTGAGGGTCTGGGGTCGATTCATCTCGCCACAACCCTTGAGCCTTCGCATAGGCTTCAACCAAGGCGATTCGGTGCGGCTCGCGCCCTGTGAATTTTAAATACGCGATGGTTTTCTGATCAATAGGAAAGAACCCGCACGTTGCCCCGTATTCTGGTGCCATGTTCGCAATCGTGGCGCGGTCCGCAAGACTTAGCGCATCGAGGCCCTCACCATAAAACTCCACAAATTTCCCAACCACACCCTTGGCGCGCAACATGTTGGTTACGGTTAATACCAGGTCTGTTGCGGTTGCGCCTTCTGGGAGTTTGCCCGTCATTTTAAAGCCCACAACTTTGGGAATCAGCATCGACACAGCCTGGCCCAGCATAGCAGCCTCAGCCTCAATGCCGCCGACGCCCCATCCAAGAACCGCCAAACCATTCACCATGGTGGTGTGACTGTCTGTTCCCACAAGGGTGTCAGGATAAGCAACTTGCCGCCCCGACGCATCCTCAGATACCCAAACCACTTGGGCCAGATATTCAAGATTCACCTGATGGCAAATGCCGGTCCCCGGGGGAACCACTCGAAAGTTCTGAAAGGCCTCTTGGCCCCACCTCAAAAAAGCATAGCGTTCGTGATTGCGTTGATACTCCAGCGTCACATTGTGAGAGAAAGCCTCTGGTGTTCCAAAAACATCCGCCATCACAGAATGGTCAATAATTAAGTCTACCGGGATCAACGGATTAATAAGGGTTGGATCGCCCTTCAAGGTCGTCATCGCATCCCGCATGGCCGCCAAGTCCACAATAGCCGGAACGCCTGTAAAATCTTGCATCAAAACGCGCGCCGGGATGTAGGCAATTTCCGTGGAATCATGGCCATTACTTATGCTCTGCACCGCGGCTCGAATATCATCAAGCGTGACACGCTTTCCATCCTCATGGCGCAACAAATTCTCAATCAAAACTTTTAAAGAATAAGGGAGATGGTTGAGTGATGGGAGGCCTGCCTGTTCCGCTGCGAGCAAGCTGTAATAATCATACTCTTGTCCCAATACTTTGAGGGTGCGACGAATGTTTAATGAATCTTGTCCAACGGCCGTCATGAAAAGTTCTCCCTGAAGTGGCTATGGATTAAGGGTAGCTTGATTTAAAGAGGATGACAAGAGAGGGGGGGTCTCCAAAGCTTCGAGGGTATTAACGTTAAGGGACAAAGATCATCTAACGGCTGTATTTTACCTCTCCCCTTGTGGGAGAGGTCGCAACACGCCGAGACGAAGTCGAGGCATGGTGCGAGTGAGGGGTGTGTTTCTACAAATAGGATGATTTGCTAATATTCTCGAATAATAAGTTATGGCTAAAACCTTTTCAATCCAATATCACCCCTCACCCGACCTTTACGCTTTCGCTCAAGGTCGACCTCTCCCACAAGGGGAGAGGTAAAATACAGCCCATAAATATTGAGCTATATCAGAAGCAATATAAACTTTCGTCCTAGTATCCATCACTTTTTATTAACACCCCCCCATCTCAGAAGCCCCACTAGCGTATTTATACGGTATTGCACAGCAAAAAAAGTAATGTATATAGATGTATCTCACTTTTTCAAATAAGCATTTATACTTAGTCACCCAATAAAGGAACACAAGATGTTTAATTTTAAAGCAAATATTATTTTAGGGTGCGCCCTAGCGCTCCTGTCGAACGCAACTTATAGCGGAGAGGTTCCAAAAGAGAGTCTTGCAGATAACCCCTTGTCCTCGCTTCGAACATCTTCTCTCAAACATCTACCTCGTGGGGAAGAGAATGAATCAAGTCCTGTCTTTTCAAAGGAGACCAAAGAGAATAATGGCGTCTTTCCCAGAGAGATATTTGAGCGCCTTATCAGATTCTCATCTCAAAAAAAGGCTAAAAAGGCTTTGGAAAAGATTAAGGAATTGTCCCTGAACAACAGGACTATGCGCAAGGCTGTCCTTCGTACAGGTCACCTAAAACCAATAAACACTATGGAAGATTCCCAGCTCATAAACCTTCTCATAGACTGCGGCAACAATCTGAGATCACTGGATTTGAACTTCTGTAGACATAGCACCGCCGAGGCGGCCCTTATCACAGTATCCCAGAATTGTCGGAACCTGACCTCACTGGAGCTGGAGGAATGTTACATGATCACCCCCGAGACTCTCATCGCGGTATCACAGAATTGTCGGAACCTGACCTCACTGGATCTGGAGGAATGTTTTCAAATCACCCCCGAGACTATCATCGCGGTGTCACAAAATTGTCGGAACCTGACCTCATTGAATCTGAGGGGATGTGACCAGATCACCCCTGAGGCCCTCATCACAGTGTCACAAAATTGTCGCATACTGACCTCACTGGATCTGAGTTTCTGCCGCCTGATCACCCCAGAGGCCCTCATCGCAGTGTCACAGAATTGTCCGAACCTGACCTCACTGAATCTGAGGGGATGTGACCAGATCACCCCTGAAGCCCTCATCACGGTGTTACAGAATTGTCGGAACCTGACCTCACTGGATCTGGCTAGTTGTAAAAAGATTACTGGAAAGACTATACGCAAAATTAAGAAAATAAGGCCTGGCATTGAAATTTCTACATTTTAGAACACACTATATTTAACTTTATAGGGTCTATAATTTTGTGCTGCCCACAGTCACGCGGGAAGTGCCAAATTGACACTCTCCCCAAGGGGCAAACGCCTTTTGGGAAGTCGTGTTTCCACCCATCCCAGCTTTGACCACCCAAAAATATCGAGCGGTAAATGAGCCATGTCCGCGTGCTTCAAAAGGAGGGATTTCAGAGAGTCTCGATCTTGAGGGGAAGTTTCACTGCCCATAAAATCAATGATGATGTTCCCCCCAAGATGCCGACATTTTAAGTGTTGAATGATGACGGGAATCGCTTCTTTGTTCGTCTGGCGAGCATCTTTATCCCCTTGGTTAACATCAATCACAACAGCAGCGGCTGTAACATCGATGACGATATTTCCTCCACTAGGTAAAGGGACAACATCTTGAAAAAGGGAGTCCCAAAAATCCTCTAGACCATAATCTTGGAACAAAGTTAGATGGTGTTTTAACACGTTCGGCAATAAGTCTGGCCGATGGACTATTAAAAAATCCCTGACCTCTTTCAGGATAATATCATCATCCACCAAAATGGTATTTTGCTCTTGAGGATCCAAATCACGCATCCATCGTTGGGACATCGGCAGGGCATCATAAGGGGTGAGGCAAGGCGCCTTATTCGATAGCTTTTCAATCTCAGAGACCCTTTGATGCAAGAGCGAAATCTCAGCTTGAACATCCTCGAGGGGAGCATGGGCAGCCGCCTCTCTCAACGTGATTGGGGCATCGGGCGAGAAATGGGTGCGAAAGTGATTCCTCAATTGTGGATCTTGAATTTTTGACGAGAGGAGGAATTTTTTCTGATAGGGATGCAACAAACTATACCGCCCTCCCAGCGTAATTTTGCACGTTAAGAGAGGCCCTTTGTGCTCCGTTCCTTTATCTGGAATCGCTTCACGCCGCACTTGCACAAGAATGGCTTGACCTACAATGGGTTTTGGAAAAGATGGTTCTTGGGGCAAAAGACCGACACCATGATCGCCTAAATTTATGAAAGAATGGGAAGATTCAACACGGCTGACGCGCCCCCAATAAATTTGATCCAAGCGTGCAGAGGGTACAGATTTTGAAGCATGCTCCTCAATATCCACATCCAAAATCTCACCATTCTTGAGATACGCAACGCGTTGAAAGTGATCTTGTTTGCTGATGAAAATCTTTACCGGCATTTATATCCTATCGGGCACGGGCAACAATTGACCCGAGAAACAACAACAGACTGCAGACAACGATTGTTGGACCTGACGGGGTGTTGAAAGCAATCGCTGCAAGCAACCCTGAAGCTATGCCCAAAAAGGCGGCAGCCATCCCTATAAATGCCATTTGTTCCGGGCTTCTTGCAAAGCGTCCAGCGGTGGCTGCTGGCATAATGAGAAGCGCTGGCATCAAAAGCGCCCCAACAGCTTTTAAGGCAATAGCGACCGTCAGGGCCAATATCACCATAAAAGCGGCGCGCACAACCCCAACAGAAACGCCGGCGGTTTGGGCGAGTTCCTCATCCAACGTCAAGAGCAGAAGCTCGCGCCATTTCCAATAAAAGAAGGCAGCAACCAAGAGAGCGCATCCATAGATCCAGAAGAGATCTTGCAAGCGAATCGACAAAATATCTCCCACTAGATAACTTTCTAAATCCACGTTGGAGCCACTTTTGGAGAGCGCCAAAAACCCTAAGGCCAGGGCGCTATAGGAAATGATCCCAAGCCACGCATCGGCGGATAAGTGTTGGCGGCTATGGGTTTTAGCGAGGATGGTTGCGCATAACAAACAAACACCGACAATGCCGATGTTGATGTCGATGTGAAGGACGATGCCAAGGGCAACGCCAAGAAGGGAGGAGTGGGCCAAGGCATCTCCAAAAAATGCCATACGACGCCACACAAGAAAGCATCCCAACGGCCCGGTTGTGAGCGCAAGTCCAAACCCTGCCAGAAGTGCTTTGCAAACCAAGGGATTAAAAAATAAATCAGTCATAATCACAAGCTCCGTCGTGGCGATGATCGTGGTCATGTTTGTAAGGGGCTACGAACAACTGCAAATACATAGGATCAGCTGTAACCTGGCTAGGGTGCCCTGAACAGCAAATATGGGTGTTAAGACAGACCACCTCATCACTGGCAGCCATCACCAAGTGAAGATCATGGGAAACCAGCAACACCGCACATCCGCGGTTATCCCGAATCTTGGCGATGAGCTGATAAAGCTCCTCTTGACCCAAGACATCAACCCCTTGCATAGGCTCATCCAACACAAGCAAATCTGGAGAGATTAGAAGCGCGCGCGCCAACATTACCCGCTGCAGTTCCCCCCCAGAAAGAACCTTCAATTGGGAGTGTTTTAGGGCAAGAGCCCCAACTTCTTTCAAACAGGAATCAATTAAAAAGCTAATTTTCGAAAGACTTTCTTTGCTGGCTAAGCTTAAAAAGCGCTCCACGGTCATGGGCAATGTGGGGTTAATGTCCAATTTTTGAGGCATATAGCCAATTTTGAGGCCTGGTTTGCGGGTCAGCGCACCCGAAGAGATGGGGATAAGATCCAGCAGCACCTTTAACAACGTCGTTTTGCCCGCGCCATTGGGTCCGATCAACGTCATGATTTTGCCTGGCATCAAGGACAATGACACATCCTCAAGGATCACTTTTTCGCCTGCAGGAGTGGGGCGTCGAACCCATACATGATCTGCGCTAATAAGGGGTGTTGCCATCAACAAACTTCTTTCTCAAAAAAAACAGGGCCCAATGTTAGAAAAAGACGAATAAAATCAAGACCAACAAGGGAACTTAAAGTCATCTTAGAGCACGCCAAGCTCGCCAAATCAAGAAAAATTTCGTGGATATAAGCAAATAGCTTGCACCTTACCAATAAGCCGGATGTTGATATTTCCACGCTCGCAAACCGTTTGGAATTCCTGTACTTTACCTCTCCCACAAGGGGAGAGGTAATGAACAGCCCTTAGAGAATCATTGTCAGTTATTGTTAATACTCTCAATAAGTTAAAATAATGAGGTTTAAAGGGCTGAAGCAGTGAATCAGGGGGCACAAGGAACCTACTTAAACTTCTCTTCGTGAGGATAGACACCCCATATACAGCGGCGCTTGATCCAGCCGCGATGGCCATGCACGTCCACGCGGCACCAATCATTGCGACACTCAAGGAGTTTGCCCAAAACTCCGGGTTCAAGGTGGGCAAGGATTGCTGAATTTTCTTCTGGGTTCTTATACAGCTTTCGTTGCTTTTGTTGAACAACGGCGGTGCGTTTCCCGCAAAGCAGGCTTTTATGAACCCACCCTTGGGTTCCTTGCCAGTCGCGAATTTGCCGCCATGTATCGAATTCTGCGATTATTTCAACCGGAAATCCTGGGCGCACAAACGTCCATTCCGTCGGGTAGTTATTCCCTGGCCCCACATGCAGATTCACTGTTTTCGCCCGAAGAGAGGCAAATCGCGGTAACGTTAAGGGGGAGGGTCCACAAGGTTTTAAAGGAACCGCAAACGCTTCCCCAATCCCTAAGATCAATAACATAAATATTAAACCATGCTTCATGCTTATCTTGTTCCTGTGGAACCAAATCCACCAGCCCCACGGTCGGTTTGATCCAAACTTTGTTTTTCATCCCAAACGATCGAGGTCACCGAAGCGATAACCATTTGGGCAAATCGCATGCCTCGGGTAATCGTCACAGCATCTGGTCCATGATTGATCAATATCCCCTTAAGCTCCCCGCGATAGTCTGCATCCACCGTCCCTGGAGAATTTAGAATTGCCAAGCCATTTTTGGCAGCTAAGCCTGACCGCGAGCGAATTTGAGCCTCAAACCCTTGGGGAAGCGCGATCGAAACACCCGTCGGAATCACTTGCCACTGCCCGGGCTCAATCAGCACATCTTGCTCAACTGCGGCATAAAGATCCAAACCCGCACTGAGAGGAGTACCATAAGAGGGGAGGGGCAAATCAAGCCCGTGGGGAAGGCGTGTGAGGCCAACTTTCAATCGATGATCTGAAGATTCTTGATGGGCACCTAAAGTTGACATGGGATTTATCCTTTATTATTGTTTGATACCTGTATGAATACACGATATACCATTACACAAATTTTGCCAATTCACTGTTGAAAAACCAGCGGATTTGATCATCTCGGCGAGGGTTTCTTGGTCTGGAAATTGACGTATACTCTCCACCAAATACTGATAAGCATCCCGGTCTTTTGCAACATATTCTCCAAGAGTGGGCAGAACCTTAAAGGAATAAAAATCATAGATTTGCTGCAAGGGAGGCATAGTAATATGGCTAAACTCCAAACACACAAATTTTCCGCCTGTTTTTAGAACGCGAAACGCTTCCGCCAGTGCTTTGTCGATATGTGTCACATTTCTCAGACCATAAGCAATTGTATACAAGTCTTGCGAGTTATCCGCGACGGGTAGATTTTCGGCGTTTCCACAAACCCAGTTGATGCCTTTTCCAGGAAGTAGCCCCTGGTTAATCGCCCGATCTCGCCCGACTTCAACCATGGCGGATGTCAAATCACACACGGTGATCTGGAGATTTAAGTGAGGATAGGTTTTTGCAAGACGAAACGCAATGTCTCCGGTTCCTCCTGCCACATCAAGGACACGGCTGTTTTGAGCCAGAGTCAAATCCATCACCATATGATCTTTCCACAATCGATGAATCCCTAAGCTCATCAAATCATTCATCAGATCATAATTTGAGGCCACGCGCCGAAAAACATCCATAACACGCTTGGTTTTCTCTTCAAACGAAACGCCTTCAAATCCAAAATGTGTCTGCTCTGTCATACCTTGGCGCCTCACTCTAAATTACTTTATTGCCCTTCGGGCTGATATCCATGAAAACATGCCTCAATGCGCCAACCGTTGGGGTCAATGATAAAGGCTCCATAATACCCGGGATGATATTCAGGCCGCACACCCGGAGCGCCATTATCCTTACCCCCCAGAGCTACGCATTTTGCATACCAATCTTGAACGGCTTTCATATTTGGCGCCAGAAAAGCACAATGGACACCTCGGGCTCGACCCACGTCTTCCTCCTCACTTCCCATATCGCTAATCCAAAAGGAAGGCTTGGCATCTTTGCCATATCCTGCAAACTTCCCCTCCGGAATATCGAAACTCATGAGGCGTTCGCACCCAAGCAAAGCTAAGGTCTGATCGTAGAAATTGAGGCTCTGGTCAAAATCTTTTACAGATAGGGAAAAATGATCAAGCATGGGAGTGTTCCTTACTAAACAAAAAATCATCGATAACTTCCATACAAATTTCTTGATATGGCTGATCTTTGTCAATGCATTTCTTGAGCGACTCAATGGCATCCTTGATTTCTATGCTCAAGGATTCGTCCACATTTTCTCCCTCTTGAGGCCAGGAAGCATCTCGCATGGCCTTATCCGGCCAACGTGAATAAGCAACCCACTCTCCCTCCGCTGTTTTGTGAAGACACGAACCAAGCGCGCCTCGATGCTCGATGAAATATTGTGCGATTTGACGCCAGAGCCTTTTATACTCTGCTTCAACACCCTGATGCACATGCCCTTTATAAATGACCGCAAACATCTTTAGCCTCCCTTTCTGAACACAACCATTGCACAAATCCTGGCTTGCCGTTAAATCTTAATGTTAACTACATAGACGAGGAGTGTGCCTTTATGCGAGCAGAAATTGAATCCATGGTCAAACAAATTGAACAAAGTCTTTCTTTGTTACGGAGGCATCTTTGACTGGGACCAAGCGCTCCTTCGACTAGAATCTCTCAATCAAGAGGCTGAATCCCCCGACCTTTGGAACAATCAAGCAGCCGCCCAAAAGCTCTTGAAAGAACGGGATGCGTTGCAAACATCCATTACACGCATTCAAAACTTACAAAAACAATTGACCGATAATGTGGAGCTCATCGACCTTGCTGAATCAGAAGGGGAGATAGCCATTATCCTTGAGGCGGAAACTCAGCTGGCAAGTTTGCACAAAATTGCCGCCCGTCTTCAATTGGAAACTTTGCTCTCTGGAGAAGCGGATAGTAATGACTGCTTCCTTGAAATTAATGCGGGCGCTGGGGGAACCGAGGCTCAAGATTGGGCCTCCATGCTGTCGCGCCTCTATAGCCGCTGGGCAGATTCCAAGGGTTATAAAATTGAAATTTTGGAAGAGAGTCCTGGGGAAGAGGCAGGCATAAAGTCCATTACTTTAAAAATTATGGGACATCAAGCTTACGGATGGTTGAAAACAGAAAGTGGGGTCCACAGATTGGTTCGCATATCCCCCTTTGACTCGAATGCCAGACGCCATACCAGCTTTGCCTCTGTCTGGGTTTTTCCCGTGATTGATGACTCCATCGATATTGCCATCGAAGATAAAGACTTACGCATTGATACCTATCGGGCTTCAGGTGCGGGCGGACAGCACGTCAACAAGACAGAAAGTGCCATTCGCATCACCCACATCCCCACGAATATTGTTGTGCAATGTCAAAACGATCGTTCCCAACACCGCAATCGCGCTCAAGCCATGTCCATGTTAAAAGCAAGACTCTATGAACTTGAACTGCGTAAAAAAGAAGAAAAGCTCATGGCCCAAAGTGCCGGAAAAACAGACATTGGGTGGGGACATCAAATCCGCTCCTATGTCTTGCAGCCCTATCAAATGGTAAAAGATACCCGCACGAGTGTTGAACGTGGAAATGCAGCGGCCGTGTTGGATGGCGATATTGATTGCTTTCTTGAAGCTGCCCTTGCGATGCGGATTGGCGGCATGGATCAGACAGGTTAAGAAACTCCAGAGGACTTGATTTTCAGGTGTTTTATTCTATTTTATAGAGTAGAAGGAGATTGTATCATGCCTGCTCTTGCACATCAATTGTCTTACACGTCACGGGATGCCTCACAAGAAGACACTGGAGTTCTTCGTACGTTAAAAAAGAAAGTCAGAGAACGCTTTTCCAGGGTATCAAAACCCGTAGGCCATCTCGGAGGGGCAAGCCCGGAGAACCACAAAGCCTTAAAAGATCATCTTGATCCATTAGATTGGGAACGAGATTTAGAATACTGGCCAAAAAAGGGCAGCACCCACGAAGATATGGAAATCCAAATCGGTTAGGACTTTTCTTGAGGTTACTTTAATCCCTTTAAAAAGGAGGCGGCAAGGTTGCGCATCATCAGAAAATAAGCCTCCCTATCTGCTTTTAGACCAATCCCTAAATAGTCGAGTGCTTCAATCCGCGCGTTCGTATTATCCATGAGCGTGGTAATTTTATCCGTTGAGAATTGGGGTTCAGTAAAGACACACTCTACGTTATTGTTCTGAATATAATCAGAAATTTGCAAGAAATGTTGGGCATTAAACCCGTAATGACTATCCCCCATTAAAGCCCCAATCGCTTTAGTTTTAAAGTGACGATCAAAATACTGGGTTCCGTCATGGTAAACCACATAAGGCTTATCTCTTACCGGTGCTAACAGGGCTTGAAGTTCTGTGTCTAGTTCCTCAAGCCGTTTAATCATTTCTTTTGCATTTTCAAAGTATCTGACCTCATGTTGAGGATCAATGATCGAGAGCGCTTCTGCAATACCATTTACAATGACGATCGCGTTCTGGGGATCCAGCCACAAATGACCATCGGTTGAATGATCATGATGGTCATGGTGGTGAATTTTACCCCCATCATCATATTCATGAGAATGATCATGGCTTCCCCACAATCCTCCCTGACGTAAGGGATATATCTTCATACCGGGAATGCTCTGTAGGGTGATCACCCGTTGACAGCTTTTTGCGCTTTCTATAACCCGTCGCAAGGGTGTTTCGTAAGAGGGGCCAACCCAAACAATGACTTTAGCCTTTTGAATTTGTCGCACTTCATTTGGAGCAAGGGGCTGCGTGTGGGGAGACCGTTCTCCAGTCATTAAAAGAGTGGGGAGTTTCACGCCAGCCATCACACCAGCAACGAGAGAATGGATCGGCTTAATCGTAACAACAACATTGGGAACAGCAGCCCTCGTGTTGAAACAGAACCCAAGGACCACGAAAAAGTAGAAAATAAAACGACACTTCATGGTATTAAGCAGTAGGGGAATCCTGAAGAACTGTCAAGAAAATCCCAAAATTAAAATCAATGAAATATTTTACTAAAAGTTTAATTAGCACATTGACTCTGCGCCAAAAGTCGCACAGGATTGGAATTGAAGTCCAATTTCTGTACCAAGAGGAGTGTAATTAATGATTTGTCAGTTTAAAAAGTTAAGGCTTAGTGCCATTTTCGTTGCCATTTTGACGGGATTAGCCCCAGTTGAAGCATCTACATCAACCACAACGACGGGGTATCCAGGTCGAACACAAGGCACATCATTAGGCTTGGGTGTTGGGGTAAAATTCCTCAATTTAAAAAATATTTCAACCATGACGACATCCGCCGCGGTTCCTGTCACGACGCGTTCATATGACGCCTTTGCTAACGCTTCAAGCCCAACAATTAGCGTTTATGCACGCCAATACACGCCTAACCTCATCTTTATTCCAAGCTTTTTTGGATTTGAATTTGATTATTTAACAAACCTAAAGAAAAATCCCCTCTATTTCAATTTTAACGGCTCACCACAAGGGGATACTGGATACTCTTATAAA
This window of the Alphaproteobacteria bacterium genome carries:
- the acnA gene encoding aconitate hydratase AcnA, translated to MTAVGQDSLNIRRTLKVLGQEYDYYSLLAAEQAGLPSLNHLPYSLKVLIENLLRHEDGKRVTLDDIRAAVQSISNGHDSTEIAYIPARVLMQDFTGVPAIVDLAAMRDAMTTLKGDPTLINPLIPVDLIIDHSVMADVFGTPEAFSHNVTLEYQRNHERYAFLRWGQEAFQNFRVVPPGTGICHQVNLEYLAQVVWVSEDASGRQVAYPDTLVGTDSHTTMVNGLAVLGWGVGGIEAEAAMLGQAVSMLIPKVVGFKMTGKLPEGATATDLVLTVTNMLRAKGVVGKFVEFYGEGLDALSLADRATIANMAPEYGATCGFFPIDQKTIAYLKFTGREPHRIALVEAYAKAQGLWRDESTPDPQFSETLILDLASVLPTIAGPKRPQDKVLLSDAKSACQTALQDEHKHAHESYPIDGKEYSLHHGDIVIAAITSCTNTSNPAVMLGAGLVARKARARGLFPKPWVKTSLAPGSQVVSDYLEKSGLDKDLDALGFNLVGYGCTTCIGNSGPLSPEIAKAIESHDLTMCAVLSGNRNFEGRINSHVKANFLCSPPLVVAYALAGSMLIDLTTEPLGHDTDGNPVYLKDVWPTDAEIQQAIDQFLTPEMFRKRYADVFKGDDAWAKIQEKASLTYSWKDNSTYVKNPPYFEGITSTLGKLSDVKGARILAVLGDSVTTDHISPAGSIKTDGPAGEYLQHFGVPINDFNSYGARRGNHEIMMRGTFANIRLSNEMLPGTTGGLTKYFARNGSAAEVLPIYTAAMKYQEEGTPLIVFAGKEYGTGSSRDWAAKGPLLLGVKAVIAESFERIHRSNLVGMGVLPLTFLNGESRKTLGLTGDEVIDITGVSGDIKPGMTVTAAITRPDGQVSSHTLLCRIDTQDEVDYFRNGGILPYVLRGLSKDG
- a CDS encoding ribonuclease E/G; this translates as MPVKIFISKQDHFQRVAYLKNGEILDVDIEEHASKSVPSARLDQIYWGRVSRVESSHSFINLGDHGVGLLPQEPSFPKPIVGQAILVQVRREAIPDKGTEHKGPLLTCKITLGGRYSLLHPYQKKFLLSSKIQDPQLRNHFRTHFSPDAPITLREAAAHAPLEDVQAEISLLHQRVSEIEKLSNKAPCLTPYDALPMSQRWMRDLDPQEQNTILVDDDIILKEVRDFLIVHRPDLLPNVLKHHLTLFQDYGLEDFWDSLFQDVVPLPSGGNIVIDVTAAAVVIDVNQGDKDARQTNKEAIPVIIQHLKCRHLGGNIIIDFMGSETSPQDRDSLKSLLLKHADMAHLPLDIFGWSKLGWVETRLPKRRLPLGESVNLALPA
- a CDS encoding metal ABC transporter permease, whose protein sequence is MTDLFFNPLVCKALLAGFGLALTTGPLGCFLVWRRMAFFGDALAHSSLLGVALGIVLHIDINIGIVGVCLLCATILAKTHSRQHLSADAWLGIISYSALALGFLALSKSGSNVDLESYLVGDILSIRLQDLFWIYGCALLVAAFFYWKWRELLLLTLDEELAQTAGVSVGVVRAAFMVILALTVAIALKAVGALLMPALLIMPAATAGRFARSPEQMAFIGMAAAFLGIASGLLAAIAFNTPSGPTIVVCSLLLFLGSIVARAR
- a CDS encoding metal ABC transporter ATP-binding protein; the protein is MATPLISADHVWVRRPTPAGEKVILEDVSLSLMPGKIMTLIGPNGAGKTTLLKVLLDLIPISSGALTRKPGLKIGYMPQKLDINPTLPMTVERFLSLASKESLSKISFLIDSCLKEVGALALKHSQLKVLSGGELQRVMLARALLISPDLLVLDEPMQGVDVLGQEELYQLIAKIRDNRGCAVLLVSHDLHLVMAASDEVVCLNTHICCSGHPSQVTADPMYLQLFVAPYKHDHDHRHDGACDYD
- a CDS encoding VOC family protein, with protein sequence MLDHFSLSVKDFDQSLNFYDQTLALLGCERLMSFDIPEGKFAGYGKDAKPSFWISDMGSEEEDVGRARGVHCAFLAPNMKAVQDWYAKCVALGGKDNGAPGVRPEYHPGYYGAFIIDPNGWRIEACFHGYQPEGQ
- the dut gene encoding dUTP diphosphatase, which produces MSTLGAHQESSDHRLKVGLTRLPHGLDLPLPSYGTPLSAGLDLYAAVEQDVLIEPGQWQVIPTGVSIALPQGFEAQIRSRSGLAAKNGLAILNSPGTVDADYRGELKGILINHGPDAVTITRGMRFAQMVIASVTSIVWDEKQSLDQTDRGAGGFGSTGTR
- a CDS encoding zinc ABC transporter substrate-binding protein, translating into MKCRFIFYFFVVLGFCFNTRAAVPNVVVTIKPIHSLVAGVMAGVKLPTLLMTGERSPHTQPLAPNEVRQIQKAKVIVWVGPSYETPLRRVIESAKSCQRVITLQSIPGMKIYPLRQGGLWGSHDHSHEYDDGGKIHHHDHHDHSTDGHLWLDPQNAIVIVNGIAEALSIIDPQHEVRYFENAKEMIKRLEELDTELQALLAPVRDKPYVVYHDGTQYFDRHFKTKAIGALMGDSHYGFNAQHFLQISDYIQNNNVECVFTEPQFSTDKITTLMDNTNARIEALDYLGIGLKADREAYFLMMRNLAASFLKGLK
- the ubiE gene encoding bifunctional demethylmenaquinone methyltransferase/2-methoxy-6-polyprenyl-1,4-benzoquinol methylase UbiE: MTEQTHFGFEGVSFEEKTKRVMDVFRRVASNYDLMNDLMSLGIHRLWKDHMVMDLTLAQNSRVLDVAGGTGDIAFRLAKTYPHLNLQITVCDLTSAMVEVGRDRAINQGLLPGKGINWVCGNAENLPVADNSQDLYTIAYGLRNVTHIDKALAEAFRVLKTGGKFVCLEFSHITMPPLQQIYDFYSFKVLPTLGEYVAKDRDAYQYLVESIRQFPDQETLAEMIKSAGFSTVNWQNLCNGISCIHTGIKQ
- the prfB gene encoding peptide chain release factor 2 (programmed frameshift), giving the protein MRAEIESMVKQIEQSLSLLRRHLDWDQALLRLESLNQEAESPDLWNNQAAAQKLLKERDALQTSITRIQNLQKQLTDNVELIDLAESEGEIAIILEAETQLASLHKIAARLQLETLLSGEADSNDCFLEINAGAGGTEAQDWASMLSRLYSRWADSKGYKIEILEESPGEEAGIKSITLKIMGHQAYGWLKTESGVHRLVRISPFDSNARRHTSFASVWVFPVIDDSIDIAIEDKDLRIDTYRASGAGGQHVNKTESAIRITHIPTNIVVQCQNDRSQHRNRAQAMSMLKARLYELELRKKEEKLMAQSAGKTDIGWGHQIRSYVLQPYQMVKDTRTSVERGNAAAVLDGDIDCFLEAALAMRIGGMDQTG